The Methanooceanicella nereidis genomic interval CGTGATCGTGAAAGAAGGCGACGCGGATGAATATGAGATAGAGGTGCATGCGAAGGGAACAGAGAAAGATTTCGCAAACAAGTATGTGGAATTTGTGGAGAGCGGCGCAGCAGGCACTAAGACGTTAAAAGTTGCGGTAAAGGATCACAGATGGGATGACGGGAGAAACTTTGACAGGTTTTACTCGGACATTATCATCACCTTGCCGAAAAACAAGCATTACGGGGACATGCAGTTGAACACTGTCAACGGTAATGTCGATGTGTGCGATCTATCGGGAGACCATCTTCTGATGACCGCTGTAAACGGAAAGCTGACATCTTCGTTCAATGCGGACAATTCAGAGCTCGTTAACGTTAACGGCAATATCTATGTGACCACTTCAAAGACCACAGGTAAGATAACCGCGACGACCGTGAACGGCAACATTAACATGAACGTGCCGGAAAACTCGGAATTTAAGATCGAGGCCCATTCAGCGTCCCCGGTCGATAAAATAAGCGTAAGCGTGCCGGTAAAGACCAGCAAGAATAACGGGTTCACGTTCATCGGTGAGACCGAGAATTATAACGGGAACGGCATCGTGATGAATTTCAACCTGGTGAACGGAAATATAGAGATCGATAGTATATAAAGTAAGGAAAACTCCTTACTTTTAAATTCTCTTTTAAATTAATATTTCAGTTATTTTCTTTGACCGGCTCGGGATTATATTCGGCCTTGCCATTCATTTCAATATCCTCAAAAGAGAAGACCCTATATTGCGGGTTATTTCTCTCCCATTCTCTTAGTGAAGCATACAGTGAAGTGCTCACGAGATGTATAACGCCGAAGGACAGCCTGAGGTTTCTTTCGACGTCCTCCCTGCTATTGACAAGGTCCTTTGCGCCGTCATAGCCGAATATTCTCTTTATGCCGATCAGCAGTATCTCGACGAGATCGTGGCCGCGGCATACCTGCCACAGGTCGTCTTCACCGCCCTTAGACCTTATCATCTTGAAAAGGCTGTTCTCGACCTCATCAATATAATACCTTCGTTTTCCGTTACAGCGGGATACAACGTGCTCGACCATCCTGTTGCTGTCGATGCGCAGAGTTTCCGCATCGACGAACCGGCCATAGTCAATGTCGCTAAAATCAAAGTTCCATCCTTTTCTCTGGTTCAGCCATACAAAATAGCCGAGGTATTTGCCGCTGTTGACCAGTATATGCCTTATGTCCGGCTCCTGCTGTGATGTCCGGTCATAGCGGACGACAAAACTGTTGAGCTTAGTATAGCTCGCATACTGGATCAGGAACTTATTAAGTGCCTGTGACCTTATTATTAATGTCTCCAGATCATGTGTGTCGGTCATGAATAGGTTCGGCATCTCGAGGCTTTCCCCGTCAAGCCTTGAATAATCAGAGTCGACGATGCCTATGACCCTTTTTTCATCATCCCCGTCGATCTTCCTCAGCGCCTCGATGACATGGTATTTTCCTCCCGCGACAAGTATCTTGCAGTCCTTTTCATCCACGAACTGCCTGAAGAAAAGAGCGTCAGATGTGCCCTCGACAATGAGAAAACACCCCTGAAAGTAATTACGCTGCATCCTGATCTTATTCAGTATATGGGACGCCTTTTCATACTCTAACATCAGGAGCACCCTTCAACTCTGCCGTCAGGTCCCAGAAATCATCTATTATATGCGGTGAATGCGTCGCTATGAGTATATCGATGTCCGCCAGCCCCGATATCTCTTTCAGGTCCCTTATGAACTGCTGCTGCCACATAATATGCAGGGATATCTCCGGCTCGTCTATCAGTATGAACGAGCCCGGGCTCGAATTGAATAAAAGATCATAATTCAGGATAAGCTCGTTCTGTTCCCCCGAGGATAACCGGTCCGGTTTTAGATAGCTGCCGTCGGGGAGCGTAAAGATGAATCCTTTCTCTTTACTGACGACCATTTTCTTATACAGGAACTGTTTGTTGATTATCTTTTTCAACAGCTCGATCTTTTTCTCAAGATCGTCGAACACTGAAAGCTTTTCTTTCATATCCCGTACGTACATTGTAAGGACGATGCGGGCGTTATCCTGCATGCCCTCGCTGATGTCGACATGGTCAGATTCGCCGTTTTCGAGAAGGCCGGCCTCGATCAGCCTTGACCTTCTGACTTCCAGCTCTTTAAGCTCGCAGTTGATCGATGCCGTGTCCAGGATGTCCCCATCCTTCAGCTCGTTCTTTATCAGCATTTCCATATTTTTTGAAAGCCTGGCAGGGAATGCCCTGTCCAGCCTGTGAGAAACGTCAGCGTAAAGGGATATCTTCGCCGCCATGACATCCATGATCCCTTCTGAGTACACATTTACTATGGGCTCCGGCCCGTTCGTTTTATCGCGAGCGGAATAGTTCCCCGGGGCATTATACAGCCTCGAGGACTCGATAAAAATGATATCTATACAATCCCTCATTCCTGCCAGCCATTCGGGCTGGTCGTCGGATCCGCTTATCAGGTTCGAGAACATGTTACTGTAGACGTTCACTACCTCGTCAAGCTCAAGGTCCTTAATTGCGTCGGGATCTTTAAAAGCCGCATCGCCATTATTTGCCTTAGGCGATATCAGCTGGGATATAAAGCTCCTGAGCTTTTCCCGGTTAAACCTGGGGATATATTCAAGAACTTCCCCGTCAGCCTTTGTGTAAGTGTATTTCAATATCTCCTTAAAGTTGAGGTCTTTCAGCAGCCCTCCGCTTTTTTTCTGAGGATAGTCGTTCTTTATCTTTTCGACCTGTATGTTGGAGCCGTCCTCAAAGTCAAGCCGGAACCGCTTAAAGTCAGTCATGAGAATATCGATGTCATGCCCTTTACACAGCGAATAAATGAGCTTGAGGATAGTCGTTTTCCCGTACCCGTTGGGTGCATGTATTATGGTTATCCTATCTTCCGTGAATAGAGGGACGACGTGGTCAAACAGCCCGAAAAGCCCGTAAACAGAGATCTTTTTTATTCTCATGATCATCCTACTTCCGACATATTAATGGCGGCTCTCATGCTCTCGCATCTTAAAATATCTCGAGCGCATTTGCCTGTTTTATACGATCATAATATCTTATAAGCGATTACATAATAACTTTATGATTCTAATTGCGGTAATTTTAAACTAACAGGACAATTAGAAAACAGGAAAACATTAAAACTCATAGACACCGCATTTTTTAAATATATCATCATTAGATGGGAGTTTAGCATGGCCAAAAAAGGTATCAACATACTACTGGATAAGCTGGAGCATAACGATGTGTATGCCCAAAAGGCGACAGTATCCGGAAAATACGATGAGATGATGGAAAGCCAGAAGCCGGACGTCACTCTCGTGACCTGTTCTGACTCCCGGGTGCATGAAAGGGCTCTGGATGAAAAGATAGGGAAGATATTCTCGGTCAAGAACATCGGCAACAGGGTAGAGCCGAACCTTGGCAGTATCCTGTACGGGGCATGCCAGCTCCATACCCCGTTATTGATGATACTGGGCCATACGGGCTGCGGCGCGATACATTCCTCGATAAGGGATATGGCGGATAAGCACCACCGTGTGAGAAAATCGCTTGCGTTCTTCAAGCCTGCCGTAGATGATGTCGACTCCATCCTGGATAAAAAAGGCGGTATCACGAAATATATCCGGGATCATAATATCACGACAGCAAAGTCTGTAAGCGACATAACGTTTTTTGAGACCCTGCTTACTGAGGCGAACGTCGACAGGCAGATCGACACGCTTCTTGATGAGGGACATATTAGAAAGCTTATCAGTTCGGAAAAGCTGATGGTCATTGGAGCGATTTATGACTTCAAGGATATATATTCGACGAACAGAGGGTCGATATTTATAACGAACGTTAATGGCAAGTCCGATGTCGCCGATATATGTAAAATGGACATCTTAGGGGAGTACAAAGATTTCGTTTCCGGTAGAGTGAAAAGGTTTTTATTCTACAAATAAAACTCCTGCGTTATCTTTTTCCTTTGAACCTTGACTACTCTTCCCCGAAGTATGGGACTCCCGGCTCCCCACTCTGCGCTCCCCGGTTAAAATCGTATAAATAATATACTTATACGATATAGGATAATTAGAAAGATCATCAGTACATAAAAATTGATGATCTAAAAGGGAGATAAACGGCTGAAAAATATTACCATTTAACAAATGACTGGATCGTTCCAGGTAATTGTCAATAAACTATTGAGGTAAGAATAATATGAAGACTGATAGGTTTTTACTCCTGACCGGAGGAATACTTGCATTTATAATAATCCTGATATTGCTTTATAGTGCCGCGTTCCTGTGCGCTATCGTGACCAATATCCCATCGACTGATAGCTCTAAGATGATGGAAAAAGATTTTGTGTACACAGGGAACCTGACCGGATTTGATTATGCGGAGCTAAACGTTTCAAACATCAACGGGAAGATAACGTTGATCCCGGGCGAGGACGACGATTATACGTTCGAGATACATGCGCGGGGGACTGAAAAAGAGTTTGAAAGGCTGGTCGTCGATTACCGGGAGTCGGACGCTTTGGGCGTAAAAACGCTGAGCCTTCTGATAAGGGATAAAATGGATGATGACCTGAGGTTCAATGACAGGCTTGTATCGGACATAACCATCACCCTGCCGGCAAACAAGACTTATAATATGCTCGTATTTGACGTGAACGGCAATATAAACATCGGTGAGTTCGATTGTAACAGGGTCATATCGAGCACTGTGAACGGCAGGCTCACATCTGAAGCCAGCGCCGGGTACGCCGAGCTTATAACTGTGAATGGAGATGTTGAAGTAACGACAGAGAGTACATCGGGCAGCATCCTTGTGACCACTGTGAACGGCGACATACTCATCTACATCCCTAAAAATTCTGAATTCTACGTTGATGCCAATACCGCAGTGCCAAAACGGGAGCCGATAAGCATTAACGTGCCGGTCGAGACCGTTACGTCGAATATGTTCACACTGGTCGGTAACTCGCCGGGATATGACGGCACGGGATTAAAGATCTACGCCAACGCAGTTAATGGCGACATAAGGATAAGGGGCATATAAGGCTAATA includes:
- a CDS encoding AAA family ATPase, with translation MIMRIKKISVYGLFGLFDHVVPLFTEDRITIIHAPNGYGKTTILKLIYSLCKGHDIDILMTDFKRFRLDFEDGSNIQVEKIKNDYPQKKSGGLLKDLNFKEILKYTYTKADGEVLEYIPRFNREKLRSFISQLISPKANNGDAAFKDPDAIKDLELDEVVNVYSNMFSNLISGSDDQPEWLAGMRDCIDIIFIESSRLYNAPGNYSARDKTNGPEPIVNVYSEGIMDVMAAKISLYADVSHRLDRAFPARLSKNMEMLIKNELKDGDILDTASINCELKELEVRRSRLIEAGLLENGESDHVDISEGMQDNARIVLTMYVRDMKEKLSVFDDLEKKIELLKKIINKQFLYKKMVVSKEKGFIFTLPDGSYLKPDRLSSGEQNELILNYDLLFNSSPGSFILIDEPEISLHIMWQQQFIRDLKEISGLADIDILIATHSPHIIDDFWDLTAELKGAPDVRV
- a CDS encoding carbonic anhydrase; the encoded protein is MAKKGINILLDKLEHNDVYAQKATVSGKYDEMMESQKPDVTLVTCSDSRVHERALDEKIGKIFSVKNIGNRVEPNLGSILYGACQLHTPLLMILGHTGCGAIHSSIRDMADKHHRVRKSLAFFKPAVDDVDSILDKKGGITKYIRDHNITTAKSVSDITFFETLLTEANVDRQIDTLLDEGHIRKLISSEKLMVIGAIYDFKDIYSTNRGSIFITNVNGKSDVADICKMDILGEYKDFVSGRVKRFLFYK
- a CDS encoding DUF4435 domain-containing protein, whose product is MLEYEKASHILNKIRMQRNYFQGCFLIVEGTSDALFFRQFVDEKDCKILVAGGKYHVIEALRKIDGDDEKRVIGIVDSDYSRLDGESLEMPNLFMTDTHDLETLIIRSQALNKFLIQYASYTKLNSFVVRYDRTSQQEPDIRHILVNSGKYLGYFVWLNQRKGWNFDFSDIDYGRFVDAETLRIDSNRMVEHVVSRCNGKRRYYIDEVENSLFKMIRSKGGEDDLWQVCRGHDLVEILLIGIKRIFGYDGAKDLVNSREDVERNLRLSFGVIHLVSTSLYASLREWERNNPQYRVFSFEDIEMNGKAEYNPEPVKENN
- a CDS encoding DUF4097 family beta strand repeat-containing protein yields the protein MRSNEGSLLALGAIALFVIIVLLIGSVFLCAAITHIPKIGNYVDSHPAYYEMDNSGLIQRDYYYNGSLAGFDTIELDVHNMNGNVIVKEGDADEYEIEVHAKGTEKDFANKYVEFVESGAAGTKTLKVAVKDHRWDDGRNFDRFYSDIIITLPKNKHYGDMQLNTVNGNVDVCDLSGDHLLMTAVNGKLTSSFNADNSELVNVNGNIYVTTSKTTGKITATTVNGNINMNVPENSEFKIEAHSASPVDKISVSVPVKTSKNNGFTFIGETENYNGNGIVMNFNLVNGNIEIDSI